The following nucleotide sequence is from Paracrocinitomix mangrovi.
ATGGAAAAAATCGAACCGTATAAACCAAAGCATAAAGTAAGAGTTGTAACTGCAGCCTCATTGTTTGATGGGCATGATGCAGCAATCAATATCATGCGTAGAATTATTCAGTCTACGGGATGTGAAGTAATTCATCTTGGACATGACAGATCTGTTGAAGAGGTTGTTGATTGTGCTATTCAAGAGGATGCACAAGCAATTGCAATGACTTCTTACCAGGGAGGTCATACAGAGTATTTGAAATACATGTATGATTTGTTAAAGGAAAAAGGTGCAGATCATATCAAGATTTTTGCTGGTGGTGGCGGAACCATTTTACCTGAGGAAATTAAGGAATTACATGCTTACGGTATCACAAGAATTTATCATCCTGATGATGGTAGAGCTATGGGATTACAAGGAATGATAAATGATTTGGTTGAGCAATCAGATTTTCCAACCGGAGATAATCTTAATGGAGAGGTAAGTCATCTTAAAGAAAAGAATCCTGTTGAAATTGCTAAATTGATTTCTGCTGCAGAAAATTTTCCGGATGAGAGTAAAGGTGAATTAGAGAAAGTACATGAAATTGCTGCTAAAGTTGATACGCCAATATTAGGGATCACAGGGACTGGTGGAGCAGGTAAGTCATCTTTAGTAGATGAATTAGTAAGAAGATTCCTGATTGATTTTCCAGAGAAAAACATTGCAATTGTTTCAGTTGATCCTTCTAAAAGAAAAACAGGAGGAGCTTTATTAGGAGATAGAATCCGTATGAATTCTATCAAGAATAAGCGAGTATACATGCGTTCATTGGCTACAAGACAGTCCAATTTGGCTTTGTCTAAACATGTTAATGAAGCACTTGAAATTTTAAAGGCGGCAGAATATGATTTAATTATACTAGAAACTTCAGGTATTGGACAGTCTGATACAGAAATCCTGGATCACTCTGATGTTTCTTTATATGTGATGACCCCTGAATTTGGTGCAGCAACTCAATTAGAGAAGATTGATATGCTGGATTTTGCTGATTTAGTGGCTTTAAACAAGTTTGATAAAAGAGGTGCATTAGATGCTATCCGTGACGTCAAAAAACAATACAAAAGAAATCATGAAATGTGGGACGCTTCTGATGATGAAGTTCCTGTGTTTGGTACAATTGCTTCTCAGTTCAATGATCCGGGAATGAATACGCTTTACAAGGCGATCATGGATGAAATTGTTCAGAAAACAGGTGCAGACTTGAATTCGACTTTTGAAATCACAAAAGAAATGTCTGAAAAGATATTTGTGATTCCTCCTGCAAGAACCAGATATTTATCTGAAATATCAGAAAATAACAGGTCATATGATAAATGGGTAGATGAACAAGTAGAAGTAGCAGACAAATTATATGGTTTACAAAAGTCAATAGAAACTTTAAAAGCTTCAAGCATTGATGATAAAGATCGCTTGATTAAAGGATTACAAGAGACTTTTGAACAAACAAAGTTGGAGTTAGATCCTAAAAATTGGGTGCTGATTGAAGAGTGGGATCAAAAAGTACAGAAGTACAAAGATCCGGTTTATTCATTCAAAGTAAGGGATAAAGAAATCTCAATTCAAACCCATACTGAGTCGCTTTCTCATTTGCAAATCCCTAAAGTTGCCTTGCCAAAATATAAAGGTTGGGGTGATTTGTTGAGATGGTCTTTACAAGAAAATGTTCCGGGTGAATTCCCGTATACAGCTGGCTTGTTCCCGTTCAAAAGAGAAGGGGAGGATCCTACAAGAATGTTTGCAGGTGAAGGTGGACCAGAAAGAACAAATAGAAGATTTCACTATGTGAGTCTAGGAATGCCGGCAAAGAGATTGTCAACAGCTTTTGACTCAGTTACTTTGTATGGTAATGATCCTGACTTAAGACCAGATATTTATGGTAAAATTGGAAACTCAGGAGTATCTATTTGTTGCTTAGATGATGCTAAAAAGCTTTATTCAGGATTTAGATTATCTGACCCTAAAACATCTGTGTCAATGACTATTAATGGTCCGGCGCCAATGTTGCTGGGATTTTTTATGAATGCTGCAATTGATCAGGAATGTGAGCTTTATATTAAAGAAAATAGTCTGGAAGCTGATGTTGATAAAAAGCTAAAGGAGCTTTATGACGATAAAGGTATTGCCAGACCAGCTTATCAAGGAGATCTTCCTGAAGGTAATGACGGACTTGGATTGATGTTATTAGGAATAACTGGTGATCAAGTTTTGCCATCAGATGTTTATGCTAAAATAAAAGCGGATACCTTAACCAAAGTTAGAGGAACTGTACAAGCAGATATTCTAAAAGAAGATCAAGCACAAAACACTTGTATTTTCTCTACTGAATTTGCGCTGAGATTAATGGGTGATGTTCAGGAATACTTTATTGATCATGGTGTAAGAAATTTCTATTCAGTTTCAATCTCAGGATATCATATAGCAGAAGCAGGAGCAAATCCAATTTCTCAATTGGCATTTACTTTAGCTAATGGATTCACATATGTAGAGTATTACCTTTCAAGAGGTATGGATATCAATGCTTTTGGACCTAACTTATCATTCTTTTTCTCAAATGGAATCGATCCTGAATATGCTGTGATTGGTCGTGTGGCAAGAAGAATTTGGTCAAAAGCGTTGGCTAAAAAATACGGAGCAAATGCAAGAGCTCAAATGTTGAAATATCACATTCAGACTTCGGGTAGATCATTGCATGCACAAGAAATTGACTTTAATGATATCCGTACTACATTACAGGCACTTTATGCAATCTATGATAACTGTAATTCATTGCATACAAATGCATATGATGAAGCGATTACAACGCCAACTGAAGAGTCGGTAAGACGTGCAATGGCAATTCAGTTAATCATTAATCGCGAGTTAGGATTAGCCAAGAACGAAAATCCAATTCAAGGAGCATTTATTATTGAAGAGTTAACTGATCTAGTAGAAGAAGCTGTATTGATGGAGTTTGATAGAATTACTGAAAGAGGTGGAGTTCTTGGTGCAATGGAAACTATGTATCAGAGATCAAAAATTCAGGAAGAATCACTGTATTACGAAACTTTAAAGCACAACGGAGAGTTCCCTATTATTGGGGTTAACACCTTCTTAAGTTCTAAAGGGTCGCCAACAATAGTGCCGGCTGAGGTAATTAGAGCTGAAGAGTCTGAGAAGAAATACCAGATTGAAATGTTAGGTAATCTTCATAAGGCTAAAGAAGAAAAAGCTACTGAAGCCTTGAATAAAGTTCAAAAAGCAGCTATCCAAAATCAAAATATATTTGAAGAATTAATGGAAGCAGCTAAATCATGCTCACTTGGGCAGATTACAAATTCTTTATTCGAAGTTGGTGGTCAATACAGAAGGAATATGTAAATTCCTGCTATCAAAACATTTAGGGAAATAAGGGGATATGTGCGAAAAAGCGGATTAATTCTGCCTTTTCTGATATTCTCTTTTCATTTCTCCATTGCTCAAAAGGCTGATGAAAAGGTGGAGTACTACTTAGGTCAGTTTAGCTATTATGAGTACATGGATTGGGATAGTGCCTTAATGTATCTTGATTCTGCTACTATTCAAGGTGAAAATGTCAAAGATGATTTCACACATGGTTTAATTGATCTGCACAAAGGTTGGTACTATCAAGATATCTCAGCCTACGACACCAGTAAATCTTTTTTCTTTAGTTCTTTAGAGTATTTCAAATCGGCCAATGCATATCAAAAAGTGGCAGATGTTTACGGGAACCTGGGTAATGCATTTTTAGATGTAGGCGATTTAAAAAACTCACTTGATTATCAGCTAAAATCACTAGAAACTAATGAGGCCATTTTGATGATGTCTGCTGATGAGGATACCAGAGAAATGGCTATTAGAGGTAGGGCTTATGCCTGGAGTAATATATCAAGTATTTACAAAATTCTGGATCAGTATACAAAATCGCTTGATTATGAATACAAAGCATTGGAATATGAATTAGAAAAAGGAGATGATTCAGTAGGTATGGGGATTTCATTTATAAGTATTGGGACTACTTACGAATCATTAGGAATCAAAGACAGTGCATTGTATTATACCAATTTGGCACACGGTATTTTTAAAAGACATTTCTTTTCAAATGGTCTGATATCATCATTATTAACGCTTTATAGGTTTAGCGAGGCAGACGGTAAACCTAATTTAGATTTACTGACTGAGGCTTATCAAGTGGCTGCAGAATTTCAAGATAAAAAATCTGAATTAACAGTTCTTGGATATTTGGTTGCAGGAGATTTTGGTTTTTCTAAGGATTCCTTGGAAAATATGGTAAATAGAGGTCACTATTTGATAGAAGAATATGATTTGGCCAATTCACAATATGGATTTTTTGAAGATGAAGCGAAGTATAGAGCTAGTGTTGGTGAATATCGAGAGGCATACGCATCCTTACTGAGATATGTGGACCTTTACCAAAAAATAAAACAGAACAATGAATTGGTTGATTTCAAAAATGCAGAATTAAGACATGAGTATCAAATGCAGTCAATGCAGGATAGTTTGAATTTTGAGAAAACCCTTCACGAACAAAAGTTATCCAATGAGAGAGAGGTGAGTAGGCAAAAAACCATTATTGTAATTTCTTCTTTCGGAATGGTGATTTTGATTGTGTTTATGGTCTTTTTATTACGAGCTTTTAGGGTTAAGAAAAAAACCAACCAGCAATTGAGTGAAAAGAACTTTATGATTGAAAGGCAGAAGGAAATTGTGGAGGAAAAAAATACAGAGATTACCGCTTCAATCAACTATGCTAAACGTCTTCAAGAGGCAATTTTACCACCATTAAAGTCAATAAATTCAGCATTTGATGACAGTTTTGTTTATTATGAACCTAAGGACGTTGTGAGTGGTGACTTTTATTGGTTTGAGAAATCAAATAACCTAGTGTTTTTAGCAGCTGCAGATTGTACGGGTCACGGAGTTCCTGGTGCTATGGTGTCTGTAGTTTGTTTCAATGCATTAAACAGGTCTGTAAAAGAATTCAACTTACATGATCCCGCAGATATTTTAAATAAAACCAGAGAATTGATCATTGAAACTTTTCAAAAGAGTGGGGAAAATGTAAAAGATGGTATGGACATTAATCTTTGTGCATTTGATCATAAAAACAAAAAGGTCTACTACGCCGGGGCAAACAATCCTTTGTGGATTGTTAGAAACAACAAGCATATTCCGGTTGAGCAACTGGCGCAGGTTGCAACTGTAGAAGGTGAAGAGTTTTCTTTAATTGAATTGAAAGCAGATAAACAACCTGTAGGGCTTTATGAAGGAATGTCTGATTTTAGACAAATTGAAATTCAAATCTTTGAAGACGATAGGTTTTATCTGTTTACTGATGGATTTGCTGACCAATTTGGAGGCACAAAAGGTAAAAAACTAAAGTACCGCAACTTCAAACAGTTGATATTGGATCACTTTAATCAACCTATGCCATCTCAGGGAGATAATCTTAAAAAGTTTATGGATGATTGGATGAAAGACTTCGATCAAATCGACGATATCTGTGTGATTGGAGTAAAAGTCTAATTTGACAGAGGAGATTCACGGGCGCTATTGAAAATAAACAAGAACGGCCCGCTAAATCGACGATATCTGTGTAATTGGAGTAAAAGTCTAATTTGACAGAGGAGATTCACGGGCGCCATTGAAAATGAACAAGTACGGCCCGCTAAATCGACGATATCTGTGTGATTGAAGTGAAAGTTTGATAAATTATCTGCTAGTTATCAGGTAATTGTATTCAATTCTAGCTAAAAAATGTGTTGTAATTCCTCAATTTAGTTACATTTATTTGACCATAAAGTTGACCCTTTGAAGAAATTTGGAAGCATAATCTGGAAAAACAGTATTTACCTTTTGCTAGTAGGTATTATTGGAATCTTCGTTTTCATCTTGATGGATTTAAGAAAAACTGTCGATCACTTGAGTAAAGACATGGTTATTAAATCCCAATTGAGAACAAACTTGGAATTGGAAAATTTCTTTTCTACTGTTAGAGAAGACATTATCATTACAGCGCAGGAACATGCGGTTCAAAAATATGATCATACAGATTATCACAGACTCAATGCAGAGTTAAGACCACTTGTGAAAAACAAGAGGCAATTGTCTTCTATAATGATGGCCACAAGTAAAGGTGATGAGTTTATGATTCTGGATCTTGACACTTCATGGATGTTCAGAATAACTACTGAAGGAAGTAAAGATTCAATGCCTGAGCAATTGTTTTGGCAGGATACTGAAAACAACGAACCTCATTATCGATCTAAAAAAGATCAGCAATATGATCCCAGAACACGTCCTTGGTATGAAAATGCTATGGCGCATGATGAAATGCACGTCAACTGGACAGATCCATATACATTTTTCACAACCAAAGAACCTGGGATAACTATTTCAACCAGGTTTAAGGATACTATTGATGATATTGATGTCGTTGTTGCTTTTGATATTTTGCTTTCAGACTTATCAGAGTTTACTACAAGTCTTGACATTTCTCCGAACGGAGTGGTATTTATTCTAACAGAAGACGAACGCGTTATTGGTTTGCCATGTAAGTCTGGATATGAGACCAATGAGCAAATCATGGCAGATGTTTTAAAGCCTTACAAGGAATTAAACAATGATAAAATCAATCAAACAGTTGATGTGTGGAATTCACTGGATGATAAAGATTCATGTTTTCATTTTAAATCAGAGGGCGAAAATTGGTGGGGTTCTGTTCAACATTATAATATCAGTGATGATGACCAATTATTGGTGGGAGTTATGGTTCCTGAATCAGATTTTGTTGGGGAAGTAATTCATTCAGAGAAAGTGATCATCATTGGTTTTATTTTAGTGATGATATTCACTGTTTATATCCTAAAACAATACAGAGACAAGCAAAAATCAAATCATCAACTTCAATCTCAGAAAGAGGAAATCATGCAAAAAAATAGCATGCTAGAGAGTGCTAATGAGGAAATCACAAATGCCAAGCATGAAATTGAAGAGAAGAGCAATGAGATTTTTGATTCTATCAATTACGCAAAAAGAATTCAAACTGCTATACTGCCGCCGCCAAGTTTTTGGAATAAAAATTTACCGGAGTCTTTTGTATTATATATTCCAAAAGACATAGTAGCAGGTGACTTTTATTGGATGGATGTGATTGATAATGAAGTGTTGTTTGCTGCGGCAGATTGTACAGGGCATGGGGTTCCTGGAGCAATGGTTTCTGTTGTTTGTCACAATGCCTTAAATAGAGTAGTGCATGAGTTTGGAATGCATCAACCTGCAGAAATTCTTGATGAAGTAACTGATTTAGTCATAGAAACTTTTGAAAGAGCAGACCATGAAGTAAAAGACGGAATGGATATAGCTTTATGTGGATTAACCCTGGACACTATGCAGCTTGAATTTGCAGGCGCTCACAATCCACTTTGGTTAATTAGAGAAGGAAATGCAGAGTACGAAGGTTTAGAATTAAGTATGGAATTGGAGGGCAAATCACTTTATGAGATTAAAGCGGATAAACAGCCGGTTGGTAAATTTGCTCACCGTACCAAGTTTACCTACAATAAAATTACTGTTCAAAAAGGGGATACAATTTACCTGTCAAGTGATGGTTTCCCTGATCAGTTTGGAGGTGATAATGGTAAGAAATTAAAAAGTAAATCATTCAAGAAGTTATTGATTGAACTGTGTAAACATGATATCAAGGACCAAAAAGAAATACTTGAAAAGGCCTTTTATGAATGGAAAGGAGATTTTGAGCAATTAGATGACGTCTGTGTCATTGGAGTAAAAGTATAATGAAGATACTCCCTCTAATCATATCGAACCTCACCTTATTTATTTCATTTTCTGTTTTAGCACAAAATGCAAAGGTTGATAGTTTACAAAAGGTACTAACATTAGAAAATGCTCCGGACAAGAAAGCCATAGTTCTTATGGATATTGGTGATGAGTATTTTTTATATGCCAATGATACAGCCATTTATTATTATGAAAAAGCGTATGATCATGCATTTCAAACAGATAATGATCATCTTAAAGCACAAGTCACTTATAAGTTAGGCTTATCATATCAATTTATTGATCCTGCAAAAAGTGCTGAGTTTGCTTTGGAAACGCTCGAATATTCCGAGAAAACAGGAGATTCAAGATACCTGTCATATTCACATAATATGTTAGGAAATTTATATCGAGCTAATGGCGAGCTGGACAAATCTATGGAAGAGTATAAGTTCGCTTTGAGTATATCTGAACAGGCAAAAGACAGTATTCAAGTAGCGCGAGCCATGAATAATATTGGAATTGTGCACATGATGAGTGCAGAATATGATATAGGTCTTGAATATTGGTTAAAATCACTTGAGATTAAAGAATTATTGGGTGAGGAAGAAGCAGCTGCCGCTACAATGTCAAATATAGCTTTGTATTATAAAGACATTGGCAGGTATTATGAAGCAAAGGAATTTTTGGATAAAGCAATTGAAATCAATAAAAAGTATCATGATTACGAATCAATTGCTTTTTGTTATACCATAATAGGTGACATGTATTGGAGGATGAATAATCCTGCCTCTGCCATTGTTCCTTATAAAAAAGCTTTGGCCTATTGTGATACCAATAATTCGTATTTCAATAAAGCGGATGCATTTGTTGGCTTGTCCAGAGTTTTAGATAGTTTAGGTAGATACGAAGAAGCGCTATTTTATAACCGCCTATACACTGAAGTGGTAATGGATTTTCATGATGATAAAAATGCACGAATTACAAGAGAATTAACCACTCAGTTTGAAACTGAAAAGAAAGAACAAGAGAATGAGTTACTTAAAAAACAAGGCGAAGCAAAAGATGCAAAAATTGCCCTAGAACAAGCAAATTTTAGGTACTTATTGCTTGGTTTATTTGGATTGTTAGCTATCATAGTATTAATTGTTTATATCCTCACCAGAGTTAGAGCCGCCAAAAAAGAAATTGAAAATCAAAAACACATTGTAGAGGAGAAAAACCAGGAGATTTTAGACAGTATTACTTATGCAAAAAGACTGCAAAATGCCATTTTACCTACACAAGAAACAATTGATGCTCACTTAAAGGAGAATTTTGTTTTGTACCTGCCAAAAGATATTGTAGCAGGTGATTTTTATTGGATGGATTATGCGGACGGAAAAACCTTGCTGGCAGTTGCAGATTGCACCGGACATGGGGTTCCCGGAGCAATGGTGTCAGTGGTTTGTCACAATGCTTTGAACAGAGCAGTTCGTGAATTTGGCTTACGCGAGCCGGGAAAAATTCTGGATAAAGTAACTGATTTGGTAATTGAAACTTTTGAAAAAAGTACTGAAGAAGTTAAAGACGGAATGGATATTTGCCTGTGCTCATTTGATTTTGAAAACAACCAAGTGCTCTATTCTGGAGCTAATAATGGTTTGTACCATATTGTGAACGGTGAATTGGTAGAAATCAAGCCAGATAAACAACCTGTTGGTAAATATGCAGATCGACAACCTTTTACAACACATTCTATATCTAGTAAAAAAGGAGATGTATTTTATCTGTTCACAGATGGATATGCTGATCAATTTGGAGGTGAAAAAGGAAAAAAACTAAAGTACAAACCTTTCAAAGAGATATTGCTTAATAACAGTCAAAGTAACATGTGGAATCAAAGAACCGTGTTATTTGATAAGTTCCAAACATGGAAAGGTGATTATGAGCAAATCGACGACGTATGTGTAATAGGTGTGAGAATATAATTCGAACATCTATTTAAGCAGTTTATCCTGAGCCTGTCGAAGGGTAATTGGAGTAAAAGTGTAATTCGTAATAAATGTTAAAATGTTCTATCATTTACCAAACCTTGTAAGTTTTAAATCGTTATTACGATTAATTACTAGAATAAATTGATAGTAAACTAATTTCCATTAAATTAATGGAAAAAATTCCCTCACCTTGAGTAACCTAATAGTTCGCATATTTACTAACCTCTCTACCAGAATAATGTTCATATTCTATTTGAGTATTATTTTGATCACGGCGTTTTTTATCATATTTGGTTACTACACTCAATTAAATCTTCAAGAACAAAGACAATATGATAAGCTTAAAGCTATCGTATCAGCTACCTCCGCGGCCATTGATGGTGATGAACATCAAAGGATGATGGAGGATCATACCACTAAAGATGCGATTACTTCCAATGATCAAAACATGACGTATCACATGATACGGGATGTAATGACAAAAACCTCTGAGTTCAACAATTTAAATTCTGCTATGTATACCATGGTGTACAACAAGTCTAAAGATGTTTTTGAATTTGGAGTTACTTCTGCAGAAGAACCATATTTCAGACATGAATACCATGATTATCCCTCTTTACTTGTAGAAAAGATGGATATTGGAGGAACTGTTCCTCGTTATGAGGATAAACATGGCGTTTGGATTTCGGCTTTTCATCCAATCAAAAATGGTAAAGGAGAGACGGTTGCAATACTTCAGGCAGATGTGAGATTTAATGAGTTCATTGATATGGTTCGCTCTAAGTACGCACAAGAGAGTTTAATTGCATTGGGTGCAATTATATTATTAGCATTGATAATGATTCCGTATACCAGAAAGGTGTTGAAAGAGGATGAAAGACAAAAACAAAAGGTTCGAATCCAAGCAGAAATTATCGAAGAGAAAAACAAAGACATCACAGATAGTATTAATTATGCTTTAAAAATTCAAAATACCATATTGCCAAATATTGATCAGTTCAAGCCATACTTTGGAGATATAGATATTTTGTATAAACCCAAAGACATAGTTGCTGGAGATTTTTTCTTTTTAGATAAAGTTGGCGACGACGTTTATGTTGCAGCTGCTGATTGTACTGGACATGGGGTTCCCGGCGCTATGGTTTCTGTTATTTGTTCAAATGCTTTGTCATATGCCTTGCACGAAAAAAATCTCAACTCTACTGGTGAAGTTTTAGATCAGGTAAGAAAAAGAGTAGTTGAGAAATTCAGTTCTTCGCCTGATGGTATAAAAGATGGAATGGATGTTTCTCTTTGCAAGTTCAATATAAAAACAGGTGAAATGGAGTATTCAGGAGCAAACAATGCTGTTTATGTACTCAAAAATGGCAGTAAAGAACTTGATACACTCAATCCTGATAAACAACCCGTAGGTCAATTTGACCATGCTACTCCTTTTACAACTCATTCAATTCAACTTCAAAAGGGTGACCAGGTTTATCTATTTAGTGATGGATATGCGGATCAGTTTGGAGGCGATAAAGGAAAAAAATTGAAGTACAAATCTTTCAAACAAATGATTTTGGATGCCTCTAATGAAGAAATGTCCAGTCAAATCAGAAATCTTGACATAGGTTTTGAAAAATGGAAAGGTGACTTTGAACAAGTGGATGACGTTTGCCTGATAGGGGTTCGTTTCTAACTATATTTCCTTGGGTTAAAAAATCAACATTTTTTGCGGCTTGTTTTGATGCAACTAATTGTATATTAACAAAGTCTTATAAAAGACTTGCTAATTATACGCCCCTATCTACTATGAAAAGAGTATTATTCTTATTGATGTTCATGAATTTTTATGTTTCATCAAATGCCCAGCAATTAACCAATGAAGGCACTAATTTCTACGTTGCATTTCCAGAAGTTTATGATAACAGTGCTGCTGTATTTGAAATAAATATTTCCAGTAGACAAAATGCAACAGGTACAGTAGAAATTACTGGAACCGGTTTTAGTCAAAATTTTAATGTTGTTCCAGGTGTAGTAACAACTGTTACTGTCCCTTCTGGTGCTGCAGATATAACTATAGACGAAACAGTATTAGAAAGAGCGATTCACATTTCATCAAATAATCCTGTTACAGTTTATGCTTCAACCTTTCACAGTGCCAGATCAGAAGCTTCAGTATGCTTGCCGGTATCTGCACTAGGATCAAGCTATATGGTAACAACTTATCCAAATATGCTGAAAAGTGGTGTGTGGTATCAATCTGAGTTTATTGTAGTTGCAGGTGATCAATCTTGTGATATTACCATAGTTCCTTCGTGTACAACTGAAGGTGGAGTAGGTGCTGGTACACCAATGTCTGTTCATTTAGATCCAAATGATGTTTATATGGTTCAGGCACAATCGGGATCAGCTTTGGATCTTACAGGTACTACTGTAACAGCAGATAATGGAACAGATAAATTTGCCGTTTTCAACGGTCATATTTGGGCGTATTTATCAAATTGTGGAAATTTAAATGCAGATCCTTTATATGAACAGGCTTATCCGATAAAAGCTTGGGGTGTTGAACATATTCTTACCATTTCATTGGAGCAAGATGATAATGCTTATAGAGTAATTGCAAAAGACAATGGAACAACTTTTACGGTTGATGGTGTTCCTACAGGTGGAGTTTTAAATAGCGGTGATGTATATGATGGTAACTTCTCAAATATTGATGAAGCAATCATGATTGAATCAAATCATCCTGTAGCAGTGACTCAAACTATGACAACAGGTGTTTGTAGTGGAAATGGAGACCCTTCAATGATTGTAATTAACTCCAACGAGCAAATGTATTTGGATACCGTTACCTTTTATGCAGCTACCGGAGGTTCTAGTTTGGTAAACTATGTCAATGTTATTACCAGATCAGATGACACCACTTTGATGGAATTTAATACAGCACCTATTACTGATTGGATGCCTTTAACTTATGACAATACTTATTCTTATAAGTTGTTTGCAACAGGATCTGGATCTCATACTTTAACTACTTCAGGTTGCGGTTTCCTTGCTTATGCATACGGAATGGGAAATCCTGAATCTTATTTTTATGCGGCAGGTGTGCGAGTTAATGCTGTAGATGATAGTTTATCAATTACCAATATAAATACGAGTCAACAAGCACAATGTGATTTGGATTCCATTCAATTTTTTCCATTTACTTCAGGTGGAGATGTTGTGACTTATGATTGGGATTTTGGTGACGGAGATTCATCTTCATTGCAAGATCCTATTCATGTTTATGCAAATGCTGGAACATATGTTGTTTCTTTAATAGTTGAATATGCTTGTTTCACAGATACCATTGCAGATACTTTGGTAATATTTGATTCACCAGATATTAGTGGAACATTTACAGATGTGTCTTGTTATCAATACGGAGATGGAGCAATTAATACTTCTACCACAGGTGGATCACCCAACTATTCTTATTCATGGTCTCCAAATGTTGGAACCACAGAGGATTTAACAGGATTGGATGGTGGTACCTATACGGTAACTGTTACAGATGCAAATGGTTGTAATGATGCAGAGACTTTTGTTGTAGATGAACCGGCTCCTATTGATATTACAATAGATCCGGCAGGTCCGTTTGCTCCACCAGATGGTCCTCAAAATATTACAGCAAGTCCGGCAGGTGGAACTTGGACAGCTACAGGATGTCCTGGATGTATCACTGCAGGAGGTGTTTTTGATCCGGCTGTTGCTGGGCCAGGTTTGTGGGAGGTTTGCTACACCGTTACTGTCGGACCATGTGATTCTACAGAATGTTCTCAGATATTGGTAGATACCTCTTGCGCAATGTTGGCTTTTACCAATGAACCAACTTGTTATGGTTTTAATGATGGATCTTTCACTGTTAACGTTTCAGGAGGTATAGGAAATATTACTTTCCTTCTTACTAATTCTTCAGGAACACAAGTAAACGCAGGTAATTCTAATACCGCAAACAATTTGAGTGAAGGTTGGTATTATATCAATATCAAT
It contains:
- a CDS encoding SpoIIE family protein phosphatase is translated as MKKFGSIIWKNSIYLLLVGIIGIFVFILMDLRKTVDHLSKDMVIKSQLRTNLELENFFSTVREDIIITAQEHAVQKYDHTDYHRLNAELRPLVKNKRQLSSIMMATSKGDEFMILDLDTSWMFRITTEGSKDSMPEQLFWQDTENNEPHYRSKKDQQYDPRTRPWYENAMAHDEMHVNWTDPYTFFTTKEPGITISTRFKDTIDDIDVVVAFDILLSDLSEFTTSLDISPNGVVFILTEDERVIGLPCKSGYETNEQIMADVLKPYKELNNDKINQTVDVWNSLDDKDSCFHFKSEGENWWGSVQHYNISDDDQLLVGVMVPESDFVGEVIHSEKVIIIGFILVMIFTVYILKQYRDKQKSNHQLQSQKEEIMQKNSMLESANEEITNAKHEIEEKSNEIFDSINYAKRIQTAILPPPSFWNKNLPESFVLYIPKDIVAGDFYWMDVIDNEVLFAAADCTGHGVPGAMVSVVCHNALNRVVHEFGMHQPAEILDEVTDLVIETFERADHEVKDGMDIALCGLTLDTMQLEFAGAHNPLWLIREGNAEYEGLELSMELEGKSLYEIKADKQPVGKFAHRTKFTYNKITVQKGDTIYLSSDGFPDQFGGDNGKKLKSKSFKKLLIELCKHDIKDQKEILEKAFYEWKGDFEQLDDVCVIGVKV
- a CDS encoding tetratricopeptide repeat protein yields the protein MKILPLIISNLTLFISFSVLAQNAKVDSLQKVLTLENAPDKKAIVLMDIGDEYFLYANDTAIYYYEKAYDHAFQTDNDHLKAQVTYKLGLSYQFIDPAKSAEFALETLEYSEKTGDSRYLSYSHNMLGNLYRANGELDKSMEEYKFALSISEQAKDSIQVARAMNNIGIVHMMSAEYDIGLEYWLKSLEIKELLGEEEAAAATMSNIALYYKDIGRYYEAKEFLDKAIEINKKYHDYESIAFCYTIIGDMYWRMNNPASAIVPYKKALAYCDTNNSYFNKADAFVGLSRVLDSLGRYEEALFYNRLYTEVVMDFHDDKNARITRELTTQFETEKKEQENELLKKQGEAKDAKIALEQANFRYLLLGLFGLLAIIVLIVYILTRVRAAKKEIENQKHIVEEKNQEILDSITYAKRLQNAILPTQETIDAHLKENFVLYLPKDIVAGDFYWMDYADGKTLLAVADCTGHGVPGAMVSVVCHNALNRAVREFGLREPGKILDKVTDLVIETFEKSTEEVKDGMDICLCSFDFENNQVLYSGANNGLYHIVNGELVEIKPDKQPVGKYADRQPFTTHSISSKKGDVFYLFTDGYADQFGGEKGKKLKYKPFKEILLNNSQSNMWNQRTVLFDKFQTWKGDYEQIDDVCVIGVRI
- a CDS encoding PP2C family protein-serine/threonine phosphatase; the encoded protein is MSNLIVRIFTNLSTRIMFIFYLSIILITAFFIIFGYYTQLNLQEQRQYDKLKAIVSATSAAIDGDEHQRMMEDHTTKDAITSNDQNMTYHMIRDVMTKTSEFNNLNSAMYTMVYNKSKDVFEFGVTSAEEPYFRHEYHDYPSLLVEKMDIGGTVPRYEDKHGVWISAFHPIKNGKGETVAILQADVRFNEFIDMVRSKYAQESLIALGAIILLALIMIPYTRKVLKEDERQKQKVRIQAEIIEEKNKDITDSINYALKIQNTILPNIDQFKPYFGDIDILYKPKDIVAGDFFFLDKVGDDVYVAAADCTGHGVPGAMVSVICSNALSYALHEKNLNSTGEVLDQVRKRVVEKFSSSPDGIKDGMDVSLCKFNIKTGEMEYSGANNAVYVLKNGSKELDTLNPDKQPVGQFDHATPFTTHSIQLQKGDQVYLFSDGYADQFGGDKGKKLKYKSFKQMILDASNEEMSSQIRNLDIGFEKWKGDFEQVDDVCLIGVRF